In Planctomycetota bacterium, a single genomic region encodes these proteins:
- the fusA gene encoding elongation factor G, with translation MARDNTILRNIGIAAHIDAGKTTCSERILFYTGQIHKMGEVHEGTATTDFDEEEQQRGITIYSAAVSAPWLYEHDANFLYGDKTAEKMGEHEDNRGGQKIMRKGVMHSINIIDTPGHVDFTAEVERSLRCLDGAIAVFDGKEGVEAQSETVWRQATKYNVPRVCFINKMDKLGADFDFSFNSIHERLGAPAVAVQYPIGQGNTFEGMIDLIMGVEYHFKGENQGTEVVEKPLSEDHKAKYDEWREKLIEAVADVDDAIAEKFLEGEEIGRDELKAAIRRGTIDFKLHPVFCGSALKYVGVQKLIDGVIEYLPSPLDLPAVVGTDPKDEEKKIERHCDPDEPFCGLAFKIVADKFGELTFVRVYSGTVPKGTRVLNANRDRKENLSRIFQMQADDRIALEQGEAGDIIACIGLKDVLTGDTICDPDHPIVLERPTFPEPVISMSIEPKSAGDKQKLGDALVQMRRIDPTFHANYNDETGETIIGGMGELHLEIIRNRLTRDLKVDINVGKPKVSYRESIMGPAEGHGQLKKQTGGSGMFGECYIKIEPYTAEQAEADELKFGDQMAFENKIVGGSVPREYIPSIEKGCRQTARTGVLASYPMIDVKVTLTDGKYHDVDSNQVAFELAGGLAFKDACKKAGMQLLEPIMKVTVTTPEDFVGNVTGDLNRRRGIIADTRQQGNTQIIEAEVPLAEMFGYTTDLRSMSQGRAASAMEPLKYAPVPGNVAKAILEEVG, from the coding sequence ATGGCCCGCGATAACACCATCCTCCGCAACATCGGCATTGCCGCCCACATCGACGCCGGCAAGACCACCTGCTCCGAGCGCATTCTCTTCTACACCGGTCAGATTCACAAAATGGGCGAAGTGCACGAAGGCACTGCCACGACCGACTTCGACGAGGAAGAGCAGCAGCGCGGCATCACGATCTATTCCGCCGCCGTCAGTGCCCCGTGGCTCTACGAGCATGACGCTAACTTCCTCTACGGCGACAAGACCGCCGAGAAGATGGGCGAGCACGAGGACAACCGCGGTGGTCAGAAGATCATGCGTAAGGGTGTGATGCACAGCATCAACATCATCGACACCCCCGGCCACGTGGATTTCACGGCCGAGGTCGAGCGGTCCTTGCGCTGTCTCGACGGTGCCATCGCCGTGTTCGACGGTAAGGAAGGCGTCGAGGCCCAGTCCGAAACCGTCTGGCGTCAGGCCACCAAGTACAACGTGCCGCGCGTCTGCTTCATCAACAAGATGGACAAGCTCGGCGCCGACTTCGATTTCTCGTTCAACAGCATCCACGAGCGCCTCGGCGCGCCCGCAGTTGCCGTGCAGTATCCGATCGGCCAAGGCAACACCTTCGAAGGCATGATCGACCTCATCATGGGCGTCGAGTACCACTTCAAGGGCGAGAACCAAGGTACCGAGGTCGTCGAGAAGCCGCTGAGCGAGGACCACAAGGCCAAGTACGACGAGTGGCGTGAGAAGCTGATCGAGGCCGTCGCCGATGTCGATGACGCGATCGCCGAGAAGTTCCTCGAGGGCGAGGAGATCGGCCGCGACGAACTCAAGGCCGCCATCCGCCGTGGCACCATCGACTTCAAGCTCCACCCGGTCTTCTGCGGCTCGGCCCTCAAGTACGTCGGCGTCCAGAAGCTCATCGACGGCGTCATCGAGTACCTGCCCAGCCCGCTGGACCTTCCGGCCGTCGTCGGCACGGACCCGAAGGACGAAGAGAAGAAGATCGAGCGTCACTGCGATCCGGACGAGCCGTTCTGTGGCCTCGCGTTCAAGATCGTCGCCGACAAGTTTGGCGAACTCACCTTTGTCCGCGTCTACTCCGGCACCGTGCCCAAGGGGACCCGCGTGCTCAACGCCAACCGTGACCGTAAGGAAAACCTGAGCCGAATCTTCCAGATGCAGGCCGACGACCGCATCGCGCTCGAGCAGGGCGAGGCGGGCGACATCATCGCGTGCATCGGCCTCAAGGACGTGCTCACGGGTGACACCATCTGTGACCCGGATCACCCGATCGTGCTGGAGCGTCCGACGTTCCCCGAGCCGGTGATCAGCATGAGCATCGAGCCCAAGTCGGCCGGCGATAAACAGAAGCTCGGCGACGCGCTGGTGCAGATGCGCCGCATCGATCCGACCTTCCACGCAAACTACAACGACGAGACCGGCGAGACCATCATCGGCGGCATGGGTGAGCTCCACCTGGAGATCATCCGTAACCGACTCACCCGTGACCTGAAGGTCGACATCAACGTCGGTAAGCCGAAGGTCAGTTACCGCGAGTCGATCATGGGTCCGGCCGAGGGTCATGGTCAGCTCAAGAAGCAGACCGGTGGTTCGGGCATGTTCGGCGAGTGCTACATCAAGATCGAGCCCTACACCGCCGAGCAGGCCGAGGCCGACGAGTTGAAGTTCGGCGACCAGATGGCGTTCGAGAACAAGATCGTCGGCGGCTCGGTTCCGCGTGAGTATATCCCGTCGATCGAGAAGGGTTGCCGCCAGACCGCCCGCACCGGCGTCTTGGCCAGCTACCCGATGATCGACGTGAAGGTCACGCTTACCGACGGCAAGTATCACGACGTCGACTCGAACCAGGTCGCCTTCGAACTGGCCGGTGGCTTGGCGTTCAAGGACGCCTGCAAGAAGGCCGGCATGCAACTGCTCGAGCCGATCATGAAGGTCACCGTCACCACGCCCGAGGACTTCGTCGGTAACGTCACCGGCGACCTCAACCGTCGCCGCGGCATCATCGCCGACACGCGTCAGCAGGGTAACACGCAGATCATCGAGGCCGAGGTCCCGCTCGCGGAGATGTTCGGCTACACGACCGATCTGCGCAGCATGAGCCAGGGCCGTGCCGCCAGCGCCATGGAGCCGCTCAAGTACGCCCCGGTCCCCGGCAACGTCGCCAAGGCGATCCTCGAAGAAGTCGGCTAA
- a CDS encoding autotransporter-associated beta strand repeat-containing protein, translating to MNLVPRPSKTGIAVALASIATLSTVPALAQTTNWTQATLGDMWQNPGNWSAGVPTADTTAEFDNDANPIINRVTVSADAFASRLVFLDDVAGITNDLNVSFQDTSGGIATLNTQLLEFRPGVAGFGVVEMQVNFFDMNVVSDDGFQFGPNNTATVLGDTFVFVNRSTIRSNDDNSTAINGFNATFELVNGSHVVNDGTRAIAFRGDGELVVSGGSDFGWNFNTTANNQVFIGSGGGRLSKSANLDGSVNMASGGPLTFGRNGDTTFRSAVLNGVVAGPSGITIDGDNYDVQLNASNTFTGDILLAGGRLLVNGGPNLGALGKDIVFNGGTYAPGGSFATAIETRFDGDGTIDTSRTGGLHALAAATKGTGTLTKTGAGELRLDRSGANFTGNYVIDEGMLRVNQSNAVNERNSVTIHADGRFQISQTATVKDVRGSGILAVEVGTILRMGQLSPAGPTPDGSIFGTGTILKQGGSFQRFSGDNSGFAGNWDVDARRLTLAGPDAAFADAAVAAGATLRLEQFADTTVSYDGRISGTGTVEVIGRYNITGNSGGYTGDTFVDGFLGVDGLLGGNVFVGNDSILGGDGTLGDVTLNGTGRIAPGTDPLLPAGSVIGSLETFSLTMGDDSSMEMQILGSAGGEGDLITANVVQLDGDLVVRLDAAPVFTFEPSVGDSFLIVASSNITGSFDNVAFGERIEVTGSGVGSFTVLNIDGGILLADYQIPEPSVLGLLGAGVLLMRRR from the coding sequence ATGAACCTAGTGCCCCGCCCGTCCAAGACGGGCATTGCTGTTGCGTTGGCGTCGATCGCCACGCTTTCGACCGTTCCGGCACTCGCCCAAACAACTAACTGGACACAGGCGACCTTAGGTGACATGTGGCAAAATCCGGGTAACTGGTCGGCCGGTGTGCCGACTGCCGACACGACCGCCGAGTTCGATAACGACGCGAATCCGATCATCAATCGAGTGACGGTATCCGCGGACGCGTTCGCTTCCCGACTGGTGTTCCTGGATGACGTTGCCGGGATTACGAACGATCTCAACGTCAGTTTTCAGGACACCAGCGGCGGCATCGCCACGCTCAACACCCAACTGCTTGAGTTCAGACCCGGTGTTGCCGGTTTCGGTGTGGTCGAGATGCAAGTCAACTTCTTCGACATGAACGTCGTGAGCGACGACGGGTTCCAGTTCGGGCCCAACAACACCGCGACCGTGCTCGGCGACACATTCGTATTCGTCAACCGTTCGACCATCCGCTCCAACGACGACAACAGCACAGCAATCAACGGGTTCAACGCAACGTTCGAACTGGTCAACGGCTCACACGTCGTTAATGACGGCACACGCGCGATCGCCTTCCGAGGCGATGGCGAGTTGGTCGTCAGTGGCGGAAGCGACTTCGGCTGGAACTTCAACACCACCGCGAACAACCAAGTCTTCATCGGCAGCGGCGGCGGGCGGCTCAGCAAAAGCGCGAACCTTGACGGGTCGGTCAACATGGCCTCCGGCGGTCCGTTGACCTTCGGCAGGAACGGCGACACGACGTTCCGCAGTGCTGTCTTGAACGGCGTCGTCGCTGGGCCCAGCGGGATCACCATCGACGGCGACAACTACGACGTGCAGCTCAACGCTTCGAACACGTTTACCGGCGACATCCTACTGGCCGGTGGCCGGCTGCTGGTCAACGGCGGGCCCAACCTCGGCGCATTAGGTAAAGACATCGTCTTCAACGGCGGCACCTACGCGCCCGGTGGCAGCTTCGCAACGGCGATTGAAACGCGCTTCGACGGCGACGGCACCATCGACACGAGCCGCACCGGGGGACTTCACGCGCTTGCCGCTGCAACCAAGGGCACCGGCACGCTCACCAAGACCGGTGCCGGCGAACTCCGCCTGGACCGCTCGGGTGCCAACTTCACCGGCAACTACGTCATCGACGAGGGGATGCTCCGCGTTAACCAATCGAACGCTGTCAACGAGCGCAACAGCGTCACGATCCACGCCGACGGCCGATTCCAAATCAGCCAGACGGCGACCGTCAAGGACGTCCGCGGCAGCGGCATTCTCGCCGTTGAAGTTGGCACCATCCTCCGCATGGGCCAGCTCAGCCCGGCCGGCCCGACGCCCGACGGCAGCATCTTCGGTACCGGTACGATTCTTAAGCAAGGCGGATCGTTCCAACGTTTCTCGGGCGACAACAGCGGCTTCGCCGGCAACTGGGACGTTGATGCGAGAAGGCTTACCCTCGCGGGTCCCGACGCCGCCTTTGCCGATGCGGCCGTCGCAGCCGGCGCCACACTGCGGCTAGAGCAGTTCGCCGACACAACCGTGTCCTACGACGGCAGGATCAGCGGGACAGGCACCGTGGAAGTCATCGGCCGCTACAACATCACGGGCAACAGCGGCGGCTACACCGGTGACACTTTCGTCGACGGCTTCCTGGGCGTCGACGGCCTGCTCGGCGGCAACGTCTTCGTCGGCAACGACAGCATCCTCGGCGGCGACGGCACGCTCGGTGATGTGACGCTCAACGGCACTGGACGCATCGCTCCAGGCACCGACCCCCTGCTACCTGCCGGATCGGTCATCGGAAGCCTGGAGACGTTCAGCCTGACCATGGGCGACGACAGCTCGATGGAGATGCAGATTCTCGGTTCCGCCGGCGGCGAGGGTGATCTCATCACCGCCAACGTCGTACAACTGGACGGCGATCTGGTCGTGCGGCTCGATGCAGCTCCCGTCTTCACGTTCGAGCCATCGGTCGGCGACAGCTTCCTGATCGTCGCGAGCAGCAATATCACCGGCAGCTTCGACAATGTCGCCTTCGGTGAACGCATCGAGGTCACAGGCAGTGGCGTCGGCAGCTTCACCGTGCTCAACATCGACGGCGGGATTTTGCTTGCCGATTACCAGATTCCCGAGCCGAGCGTGCTGGGGTTGCTCGGTGCGGGCGTGCTGTTGATGCGTCGGCGTTGA
- a CDS encoding HlyD family efflux transporter periplasmic adaptor subunit: MKQSLAAVVLLIAASIVLADPPPPTPKGVTPATGPAEAPPAEEAAEQLTFAGVFIPADAVAIQLDLAAYGGSVEVIEAVTHGATVTKGQTILELKADDLAEQRDAARRALTLAEAQLRNAQAQAKLDAEIETFELATAERKVAESHEALRWFDEADGKNLQYGAELAIQSNLDSIADNEEELEQLRKMYKSEELTNATADIVVKRAIRQLERIKARQAVVEARSKKTLEYDYKVQRDAIADRIARAEQNLQRTRIAQELAQVQRATNLETKRIADDKAREALGELEADAALLEVKAPADGVLLYGQMQGEQWAAGDPTRFDTGTQFKPQGVLMTLLRPGSMQVEASVPEANRFDVEPGTSVEVTTPSIDESVVGTIVSIAPTPMQKGQKRFFKVVIEVDAPSNIAPASTANVTVSLTKATASAAGQLNCCPPAAAELIAAQTKGGPATRPFDPAAEPATRPADADDPYLQPVRRRDSIDEAISDAVAFLIADQNDDGSWGTGTETRGTEIYSMVPGSHDAFRVATTALATMALDEAGHRDTDAYRKAVRYLVEEGDARRDNSRIMYNTWAHTYALQALSRELQRTPDDAEMRAAANWQLEKLKSYEVYVGGWNYYDFEAGTQQPSMAPTSFGTASALGALHEAKAAGLDVPRELVDRAVRRLAEMRTPLGTYLYSGSLKYRPQMGANRERGAVGRTQACVWALGLYDHEHGDPADADQALTMLQKEHAWLNMGRKRPFPHEAWYQTSGYYYYYAMYHAGLLVEQLDGKHTEAVAEMVLPYQEADGSFWDYAMWDYHKPYGTAYAVMALTRLRDAG, translated from the coding sequence ATGAAGCAAAGCCTCGCCGCTGTTGTGTTGCTGATCGCCGCGTCGATCGTTCTTGCCGACCCGCCGCCGCCTACGCCCAAAGGTGTCACGCCTGCCACCGGGCCGGCCGAGGCGCCGCCGGCCGAAGAAGCGGCCGAGCAACTGACTTTCGCCGGGGTGTTCATCCCGGCGGATGCGGTTGCGATCCAGCTCGATCTCGCGGCCTATGGCGGGAGTGTCGAAGTCATCGAAGCCGTGACGCACGGCGCGACCGTCACCAAAGGCCAGACGATTCTCGAGCTCAAGGCCGACGATCTCGCCGAGCAACGTGACGCCGCCCGACGCGCCCTGACTCTTGCCGAAGCCCAACTCCGCAACGCCCAGGCACAGGCCAAGCTCGACGCCGAGATCGAGACTTTTGAACTCGCGACCGCCGAGCGGAAAGTCGCCGAGTCTCATGAGGCGTTGCGTTGGTTCGATGAGGCCGACGGGAAGAACCTGCAATACGGGGCCGAGCTCGCCATCCAGAGCAACCTCGACTCGATCGCCGACAACGAGGAGGAACTCGAACAACTCCGCAAGATGTACAAGAGCGAGGAGCTGACCAACGCGACGGCCGACATCGTCGTCAAGCGTGCCATCCGCCAACTCGAACGCATCAAGGCTCGCCAAGCCGTGGTCGAAGCTCGTAGCAAGAAAACCCTCGAGTACGACTACAAAGTCCAGCGCGACGCGATCGCCGACCGCATCGCCAGGGCCGAGCAGAATCTGCAACGGACGCGCATTGCCCAGGAGCTTGCGCAGGTGCAGCGTGCGACCAATCTCGAGACCAAGCGGATCGCCGACGACAAGGCTCGCGAGGCCCTTGGGGAACTTGAAGCCGATGCCGCGCTGTTGGAGGTCAAGGCACCGGCTGACGGCGTGCTCTTGTACGGGCAGATGCAGGGCGAGCAGTGGGCAGCCGGTGACCCGACGCGGTTCGACACCGGCACCCAGTTCAAACCGCAGGGCGTGTTGATGACGCTCCTCCGACCCGGCAGTATGCAGGTCGAGGCGTCCGTGCCCGAAGCCAACCGCTTCGATGTCGAGCCCGGCACCAGCGTCGAAGTCACCACCCCGTCCATCGACGAGTCCGTCGTCGGAACGATCGTCTCCATCGCGCCGACCCCGATGCAGAAGGGGCAAAAGCGTTTCTTCAAGGTCGTCATCGAAGTCGATGCCCCGAGCAACATCGCCCCCGCCAGCACCGCCAACGTCACGGTGTCTCTCACGAAGGCCACGGCTTCAGCAGCGGGTCAGCTCAACTGCTGCCCGCCAGCGGCCGCGGAACTGATCGCCGCCCAAACGAAAGGCGGTCCGGCCACGCGCCCTTTTGACCCGGCGGCGGAGCCGGCCACCCGGCCCGCCGATGCCGATGACCCGTACCTCCAACCCGTCCGCCGACGAGATTCGATCGACGAGGCGATTAGCGACGCCGTCGCATTCCTCATCGCGGATCAGAACGACGACGGCTCCTGGGGCACCGGCACCGAGACGCGCGGTACCGAGATCTACTCCATGGTTCCCGGCAGCCACGACGCCTTCCGCGTCGCCACCACCGCGCTGGCCACCATGGCCCTCGACGAAGCCGGCCACCGCGACACTGATGCGTACCGAAAGGCCGTGCGTTACCTGGTCGAAGAGGGCGATGCCCGACGCGACAACAGCCGAATCATGTACAACACCTGGGCGCACACCTATGCGTTACAGGCACTCAGCCGGGAGCTACAACGCACGCCCGACGACGCAGAGATGCGTGCCGCGGCCAACTGGCAACTCGAGAAACTCAAGTCTTACGAAGTCTATGTCGGCGGCTGGAACTACTACGACTTCGAGGCCGGCACGCAACAGCCGAGCATGGCCCCGACGTCCTTCGGCACCGCGTCCGCGCTGGGCGCGCTCCACGAAGCCAAGGCCGCCGGCCTCGACGTTCCGCGGGAGTTGGTCGACCGTGCCGTCCGCCGCCTTGCCGAAATGCGCACGCCGCTGGGCACCTACCTCTACAGCGGCAGCCTGAAGTACCGGCCCCAGATGGGGGCCAACCGTGAGCGCGGCGCCGTCGGTCGAACCCAGGCCTGTGTCTGGGCCCTGGGCCTCTACGACCATGAACACGGCGACCCGGCCGACGCCGACCAGGCGTTGACGATGCTCCAGAAGGAACACGCCTGGCTGAACATGGGCCGCAAGCGCCCGTTTCCCCACGAAGCGTGGTACCAGACCAGCGGTTATTACTACTACTACGCCATGTACCACGCCGGCCTGCTCGTCGAGCAACTCGACGGCAAGCACACCGAAGCCGTCGCCGAGATGGTCCTCCCGTACCAGGAAGCGGACGGCAGTTTCTGGGACTACGCGATGTGGGACTACCACAAACCTTACGGAACCGCGTACGCGGTGATGGCGCTGACGCGGTTGCGGGATGCCGGGTGA
- a CDS encoding GtrA family protein, whose product MKRGVWQFAKWCGSSAIGFSTNIGTAVLLHEGFDVRTTWAVAIAYVVTWCVNFLLARHVVFGGKDRRWYRQAAHFAGTTVAFRLLEYGLFLILHKGFELPYFVAQFVVSALAFLGYFAFYRRFVFGGQGGAEDESVR is encoded by the coding sequence GTGAAGCGGGGTGTTTGGCAATTCGCCAAGTGGTGCGGAAGCAGTGCGATCGGCTTCTCGACCAACATCGGGACGGCGGTGTTGTTGCACGAGGGGTTTGACGTTCGAACAACCTGGGCGGTGGCGATTGCGTACGTGGTGACGTGGTGCGTGAACTTTCTGCTGGCGCGGCACGTGGTCTTCGGCGGCAAGGATCGCCGGTGGTATCGTCAGGCAGCACATTTTGCCGGGACGACCGTCGCTTTCCGGTTGCTCGAATACGGGCTGTTCCTGATTCTGCACAAGGGTTTCGAGCTGCCGTACTTCGTGGCCCAGTTCGTTGTTTCGGCGCTGGCGTTTTTGGGATACTTCGCCTTTTACCGGCGGTTCGTGTTCGGGGGGCAAGGCGGGGCGGAGGATGAGTCGGTCCGATAG
- the rpsJ gene encoding 30S ribosomal protein S10 produces MSSDHIRIRMEAYDHRALDTSAKEIVDQAKRTNAKVCGPVPLPTRVERYTVLRGPHVDKKSREQFEMRTHKRMIDISEPTARTIEALNRLVVPAGVFVKIKANA; encoded by the coding sequence ATGAGCAGCGACCATATCCGCATCCGCATGGAAGCTTACGACCACCGCGCCCTCGACACGAGCGCGAAGGAGATCGTCGATCAGGCCAAGCGCACCAACGCGAAGGTCTGCGGCCCCGTGCCGTTGCCGACCCGCGTCGAGCGCTACACCGTCCTGCGTGGTCCACACGTGGACAAGAAGTCTCGCGAGCAGTTCGAGATGCGCACGCACAAGCGCATGATCGACATCTCCGAGCCGACCGCGCGCACCATCGAAGCGCTCAATCGCCTCGTGGTCCCGGCCGGTGTGTTCGTGAAGATTAAGGCCAACGCATAG
- the rplC gene encoding 50S ribosomal protein L3 produces MIPALLGRKVGMTRIFDADGKNIPVTVVEAGPCVVTQVKSDETADGYHAVQLGFEEQKAKHSNFPMIGHAAKAGTTPKRFYREVRLAEATDKEVGEVIDVSLFEGIQYVDVTGTSKGKGTAGVMKRHNFGGQPASHGTERKHRSPGSVGGRSSNLGTGKPKKGIRMAGRMGNERVTTRNHPLVGVNAEHNLLYIKGPLPGGKNAVLFVKKSKTARVKEEA; encoded by the coding sequence ATGATTCCGGCACTACTTGGACGCAAAGTGGGCATGACCCGCATCTTCGACGCCGACGGGAAGAACATCCCCGTGACCGTCGTCGAGGCCGGCCCCTGCGTCGTTACCCAGGTCAAGTCTGACGAAACCGCCGACGGCTACCACGCCGTCCAGCTCGGTTTCGAGGAGCAGAAGGCTAAACACTCGAACTTCCCGATGATCGGCCACGCGGCCAAGGCCGGCACGACCCCCAAGCGGTTCTACCGTGAAGTCCGCCTCGCCGAGGCCACCGACAAAGAGGTTGGCGAGGTCATCGACGTCTCGCTCTTCGAGGGCATCCAGTACGTCGACGTGACCGGCACCTCCAAGGGCAAAGGCACCGCCGGCGTCATGAAGCGGCACAACTTCGGTGGTCAGCCCGCCTCGCACGGTACCGAACGCAAGCACCGCTCGCCCGGCTCGGTCGGCGGTCGTTCGTCGAACCTGGGCACGGGTAAGCCGAAAAAGGGCATCCGCATGGCAGGCCGCATGGGCAACGAGCGGGTCACCACCCGCAACCACCCGCTGGTCGGCGTGAATGCCGAGCACAACCTGCTCTACATCAAGGGCCCACTGCCAGGCGGCAAGAACGCCGTGCTCTTCGTCAAGAAGTCCAAGACCGCCCGCGTGAAGGAGGAGGCATAA
- the rplD gene encoding 50S ribosomal protein L4 encodes MISVPVYNLTTGEEVEKIDIDPAKLGSEVNKPLLKQALVMYHANKRQGTVQTKARGQVSGSTKKLFRQKGTGNARMGPKRNPIRRGGGHAMNKKPRDFSHDMPKKQRRLASRNALLAKLEAGDVKVVADVSISEPKTKVMAGAFKALELNRRTLVARTEDEFKDPNFSRATRNLADARLTTVRQLNAGDLLNNRYLLISKAGLTQFVEGDN; translated from the coding sequence ATGATCTCCGTACCCGTCTACAATCTCACCACCGGTGAGGAAGTCGAGAAAATCGACATCGACCCGGCCAAGCTCGGCAGCGAGGTCAATAAGCCCCTGCTCAAGCAGGCGTTGGTCATGTACCACGCCAACAAGCGGCAGGGCACCGTCCAGACCAAGGCTCGCGGCCAGGTCTCCGGCTCGACAAAGAAGCTCTTCCGCCAGAAGGGCACCGGCAACGCCCGTATGGGCCCCAAGCGCAACCCGATCCGCCGCGGCGGTGGTCACGCGATGAACAAGAAGCCGCGCGACTTCAGCCACGACATGCCCAAGAAGCAGCGTCGCCTGGCCAGCCGCAACGCGCTGCTCGCCAAGCTCGAAGCCGGTGACGTGAAAGTCGTCGCCGACGTTTCGATCAGCGAGCCCAAGACCAAGGTCATGGCCGGTGCGTTCAAGGCCCTCGAACTGAATCGCCGGACGCTCGTCGCCCGGACCGAGGACGAGTTCAAGGACCCCAACTTCAGCCGCGCGACCCGCAACCTCGCCGACGCCCGGCTCACGACCGTTCGCCAGCTCAATGCCGGCGATCTGCTCAACAACCGCTACCTGCTCATCAGCAAGGCCGGCCTGACTCAGTTCGTGGAAGGTGACAACTAA
- the rplW gene encoding 50S ribosomal protein L23, protein MEATSLILKPIVTEKSTWQAGRHNAYSFHVHPSANKHTVKKAIEELYKVTVADVRMAIRKGKVKRNRFGVAKKPDVKRAIVVLAGDDRIDLF, encoded by the coding sequence ATGGAAGCCACCAGCCTCATCCTCAAGCCGATCGTCACCGAGAAGTCCACCTGGCAGGCCGGGCGTCACAACGCCTACTCCTTCCACGTCCACCCCTCGGCAAACAAGCACACGGTCAAGAAGGCGATCGAAGAGCTGTACAAGGTCACCGTCGCCGACGTTCGCATGGCCATCCGCAAGGGCAAGGTCAAGCGGAACCGGTTTGGTGTCGCCAAGAAGCCCGACGTTAAACGCGCCATCGTCGTTCTTGCCGGCGATGACCGTATCGACCTGTTCTAA
- the rplB gene encoding 50S ribosomal protein L2: MPVKKYKPTTPGRRNASVIDYKATVTKTKPEKSLCERKVKTGGRNHHGKITAHGRGGGNKQLYRKIDFRRNSKDGVNATVLAIEYDPNRTCFIALIQYEDGEKAYILAPEGLGVGMTVVTGPGAAPEVGNCMALGDIPPGLEIHNIELNPGQGGKLVRSAGNRARLAAKEGRYCVITLPSGEQRRVLSACRATIGSVGNSDWQNVDLGKAGRTRHRGIRPLTRAKAKNPIDHPLGGGEGRSNGGRHPVSRTGVPAKGGVTRDRKKHSEKLILRRRKMGKFQQRKVTVNN; this comes from the coding sequence ATGCCAGTCAAAAAGTACAAGCCGACCACGCCGGGCCGTCGCAACGCATCGGTCATCGACTACAAGGCGACCGTCACCAAGACCAAGCCGGAAAAGTCGCTCTGCGAGCGCAAGGTCAAAACCGGTGGTCGTAATCACCACGGCAAGATCACCGCCCACGGTCGCGGTGGCGGCAACAAGCAGCTCTATCGCAAGATCGACTTCCGCCGCAACAGCAAGGACGGCGTCAACGCGACCGTCCTCGCGATCGAGTACGACCCGAACCGCACTTGCTTCATCGCCCTGATTCAGTACGAGGACGGTGAAAAGGCCTACATCCTCGCTCCTGAAGGTCTGGGCGTCGGCATGACCGTCGTCACCGGTCCGGGCGCGGCTCCCGAAGTCGGCAACTGCATGGCCCTCGGCGACATCCCGCCGGGCCTGGAAATTCACAACATCGAGCTCAATCCCGGGCAGGGCGGCAAGCTCGTCCGCTCCGCCGGCAACCGGGCTCGGTTGGCCGCGAAGGAAGGGCGCTACTGCGTCATCACGCTTCCCTCCGGTGAACAGCGTCGTGTGCTCAGTGCATGCCGGGCGACCATCGGCAGCGTCGGTAATTCCGATTGGCAGAACGTCGATCTGGGCAAGGCCGGCCGGACCCGTCACCGCGGTATCCGTCCCCTCACCCGTGCGAAAGCCAAGAACCCGATCGACCACCCGCTCGGCGGTGGCGAAGGTCGCTCCAACGGCGGCCGTCACCCGGTCAGCCGCACCGGCGTCCCCGCCAAGGGCGGCGTCACCCGCGATCGCAAGAAGCACTCCGAAAAACTCATCCTCCGTCGCCGCAAGATGGGCAAGTTCCAACAGCGCAAGGTTACCGTCAACAACTGA
- the rpsS gene encoding 30S ribosomal protein S19 produces the protein MSRSSKKGPYVDEKLYLKVDALNESGSKRAIKTWKRACTIVPEFVGHTFEVHDGRKHIKVFVTEDMVGHKLGEFAPTRTFRGHGGNKKK, from the coding sequence ATGTCACGCAGCAGCAAAAAAGGCCCCTACGTCGACGAAAAGCTCTACCTCAAGGTGGACGCGCTCAACGAGAGCGGTTCCAAGCGGGCGATCAAGACGTGGAAGCGCGCCTGCACGATCGTTCCCGAGTTCGTCGGACACACCTTCGAAGTTCACGACGGTCGCAAGCACATCAAGGTGTTCGTCACCGAAGACATGGTCGGGCACAAGCTCGGCGAGTTCGCCCCGACCCGCACCTTCCGCGGCCACGGCGGGAACAAGAAGAAGTGA
- the rplV gene encoding 50S ribosomal protein L22: MPEYTATHRFARISPRKIRLVLDMVRGREVDDALNILRFSKQRGSVFVERAVKSAVANYYDQQTTPGQDTLIISEARADEGPTIKRFQPKDRGKAHPIMKRTSHVVVSVSDGDDD; the protein is encoded by the coding sequence ATGCCCGAATACACCGCAACTCACCGCTTCGCACGTATCAGCCCTCGGAAGATTCGGCTCGTTCTGGACATGGTCCGGGGCCGCGAAGTCGACGACGCCCTCAACATTCTGCGCTTCAGCAAGCAGCGAGGCAGCGTCTTTGTCGAGCGGGCCGTGAAGTCCGCCGTCGCGAACTACTACGACCAGCAGACCACCCCGGGGCAGGACACGCTGATCATCAGTGAAGCCCGCGCCGACGAAGGGCCGACCATCAAGCGGTTCCAACCCAAGGACCGCGGCAAGGCCCATCCGATCATGAAGCGCACCAGCCATGTCGTCGTGAGCGTGTCCGACGGCGACGACGATTAA